One Alphaproteobacteria bacterium genomic window carries:
- the ugpC gene encoding sn-glycerol-3-phosphate ABC transporter ATP-binding protein UgpC: MAQVSIRKIFKLYEGDVQAVKGIDLEIEDHEFVVLVGPSGCGKSTTLRMIAGLEDISAGDILIGDRIVNDVPPRNRDIAMVFQNYALYPHFSVFENMAFGLKLRKFSKDEIKKRVDEAARILDIESLLERKPKALSGGQRQRVAMGRAIVRNPQVFLFDEPLSNLDAKLRVQMRTEIKLVHQKVNTTTVYVTHDQVEAMTLADRVVVMNHGTIEQVGPPQELYHNPKTRFVAGFIGSPAMNFIPCRIVRNGSGITAQLSESVSLAIPEERRERYSPYLDKEMTIGLRPEHMTEVKANPKPGVTSLDVKVDVVEPMGMETMVHFMIGRDAMCARVEPNTPAKANAMLPLHVDMNNMHLIDPASGDVV; encoded by the coding sequence ATGGCCCAGGTTTCGATCCGCAAAATCTTCAAACTCTATGAAGGCGATGTGCAGGCGGTTAAGGGAATTGATCTTGAGATCGAGGACCATGAATTTGTCGTCCTTGTGGGTCCCTCGGGCTGCGGCAAGTCCACGACCCTGCGCATGATCGCCGGGCTGGAGGATATCTCCGCCGGCGACATCCTGATCGGCGACCGCATCGTCAACGACGTGCCGCCGCGTAATCGCGACATCGCGATGGTTTTCCAGAATTATGCGCTGTATCCCCATTTCAGTGTCTTCGAGAACATGGCCTTCGGCCTCAAGCTGCGGAAGTTCTCCAAGGACGAGATCAAGAAGCGGGTGGACGAGGCGGCGCGTATTCTCGATATCGAATCGCTGCTCGAACGCAAGCCCAAGGCCCTGTCCGGTGGGCAGCGCCAGCGCGTGGCGATGGGCCGGGCGATCGTGCGCAACCCCCAGGTTTTCCTGTTCGACGAACCGCTGTCCAACCTTGACGCCAAGCTTCGCGTGCAGATGCGCACCGAAATCAAGCTGGTCCACCAGAAGGTCAACACGACCACGGTCTATGTGACCCATGATCAGGTCGAGGCGATGACGCTTGCGGACCGGGTCGTCGTGATGAACCACGGCACCATTGAGCAGGTGGGACCGCCGCAGGAACTGTATCATAATCCCAAGACCCGGTTCGTGGCCGGGTTCATCGGCTCGCCGGCGATGAATTTCATTCCCTGCCGCATCGTGCGGAACGGCAGCGGGATCACCGCGCAGCTCAGTGAATCCGTCTCATTGGCGATTCCCGAGGAACGACGCGAACGCTATTCGCCATATTTGGACAAGGAAATGACGATTGGCCTGCGCCCCGAACACATGACCGAGGTGAAGGCCAATCCGAAACCGGGTGTGACGTCGTTGGACGTCAAGGTGGATGTGGTCGAGCCCATGGGCATGGAGACCATGGTGCATTTCATGATCGGTCGTGACGCCATGTGCGCGCGGGTCGAGCCGAATACGCCCGCCAAGGCAAATGCAATGCTGCCGCTCCATGTGGACATGAACAACATGCACCTGATCGATCCGGCTTCGGGCGACGTGGTTTGA